A window of Amycolatopsis sp. AA4 contains these coding sequences:
- a CDS encoding GNAT family N-acetyltransferase, protein MVVDEPHRGRGLGAALLGQARKIFFAHGYPLVYGQIPADRPDLIAFYQRQGFEVRGPEDRLDLEMVFGIPGGIRPDRDERFFVCWNQRL, encoded by the coding sequence CTGGTCGTCGACGAGCCGCACCGCGGCCGCGGCCTCGGCGCCGCGCTGCTGGGCCAGGCCAGGAAGATCTTCTTCGCGCACGGCTACCCGCTGGTCTACGGCCAGATCCCCGCCGACCGGCCCGACCTGATCGCCTTCTACCAGCGCCAGGGATTCGAGGTCCGCGGGCCCGAGGACCGCCTGGACCTGGAGATGGTGTTCGGCATTCCCGGCGGCATCCGGCCCGACCGGGACGAACGGTTCTTCGTCTGCTGGAACCAGCGCCTCTGA